One stretch of Croceibacterium atlanticum DNA includes these proteins:
- a CDS encoding alpha-ketoacid dehydrogenase subunit beta gives MAGVSSDEDPVTLADAPVRDLNMIDAINEALDVMLERDPDVILMGEDIGYFGGVFRCTAGLQEKYGKTRVFDTPISECGIVGVAVGMGAYGLRPVPEIQFADYIYPGLDQIVSEAARLRYRSAAEFIAPMTIRSPFGGGIFGGQTHSQSPEAIFAHVSGLKTVVPSTPHDAKGLLIAAIEDNDPVMFFEPKRIYNGPFDGYYDRPTKSWKGHPGAAVPEGYYSIPLGKARIVQEGNALTILAYGTMVHVAEGVCREKGVDAEILDLRTIVPLDIEAVEKSVEKTGRCLIVHEATRTAGFGAELSALVTERCFYHLEAPVERVTGFDTPYPHSLEWAYFPGPIRIGEAIDKLLSE, from the coding sequence ATGGCCGGAGTAAGTTCGGACGAAGATCCCGTGACCCTGGCCGATGCGCCGGTGCGCGATCTCAACATGATCGACGCGATCAATGAAGCGCTGGACGTCATGCTGGAGCGTGACCCGGACGTGATCCTGATGGGCGAGGATATCGGCTATTTCGGCGGCGTGTTCCGCTGCACTGCCGGCCTGCAGGAGAAATATGGCAAGACGCGGGTGTTCGACACGCCGATCAGCGAATGCGGCATTGTCGGCGTGGCGGTGGGGATGGGGGCCTATGGCTTGCGCCCGGTGCCCGAAATCCAGTTTGCTGATTATATCTATCCGGGGCTGGACCAGATCGTGAGCGAAGCGGCGCGATTGCGTTATCGCTCTGCCGCGGAATTTATCGCGCCGATGACAATCCGCAGCCCCTTTGGCGGCGGGATATTCGGTGGCCAGACGCACAGCCAGAGCCCGGAGGCGATCTTCGCCCATGTTTCCGGCCTCAAGACGGTCGTGCCCAGCACCCCGCATGACGCGAAGGGCCTGCTGATCGCCGCGATCGAGGACAATGACCCGGTGATGTTCTTCGAACCGAAGCGGATCTATAATGGTCCTTTCGATGGATATTACGACCGTCCGACCAAATCATGGAAAGGCCATCCCGGCGCGGCCGTTCCGGAAGGCTATTATTCCATTCCACTGGGCAAGGCGCGTATCGTGCAGGAAGGCAATGCGCTGACCATTCTCGCCTATGGCACGATGGTGCATGTTGCGGAGGGCGTGTGCCGGGAGAAGGGCGTCGATGCCGAGATTCTCGATCTGCGCACCATCGTTCCGCTGGATATAGAGGCTGTGGAAAAGTCGGTGGAGAAAACAGGCAGGTGCCTGATTGTCCACGAAGCGACGCGCACGGCCGGTTTCGGCGCCGAATTGTCGGCCCTGGTGACCGAACGCTGTTTCTACCATCTCGAAGCGCCGGTCGAACGTGTGACCGGCTTCGATACCCCTTATCCGCATAGCCTCGAATGGGCCTATTTCCCCGGCCCGATCCGCATTGGCGAGGCGATCGACAAATTGCTGAGCGAGTAG
- a CDS encoding dihydrolipoamide acetyltransferase family protein — protein sequence MARFTFNLPDIGEGIAEAEIVAWHVKPGDMVEEDGRLADMMTDKATVEMESPVAGKVLEVAGEAGDVIAIGSPLVVLEVEGSVPDDVAAQNEAAGDQAEPAPAPAPPPPPEPEEEQSQSVQQVEPAPPPPAPPSSPAFTAPPQGSRPPGAPKVLASPAVRKRAKELGIDLCEVRPAQDGRVRHADLDAFLSYGASRGYAPAGGARPDETIKVVGLRRRIAENMAAAKRSIPHFTYVEECDVTELEKLRADLNAKRAHKDGDERPKLTMLPLLIAAICRVIPDFPMLNARYDDEANVVTRHGAVHMGMATMTDSGLMVPVIRNAQGMNLWQLAAEILRLSEAARTGKARSEELSGSTFTLTSLGPLGGIASTPVINKPEVAILAPNRIVERPVFVPDETGGERIAKRKLMNLSISCDHRVVDGYDAAAFVQAVKRLIETPALILAD from the coding sequence ATGGCACGATTTACCTTCAATCTGCCGGATATCGGCGAAGGCATCGCCGAGGCGGAGATCGTTGCCTGGCATGTGAAACCGGGCGACATGGTCGAGGAAGACGGCCGCCTGGCCGACATGATGACCGACAAGGCGACGGTCGAAATGGAAAGCCCGGTGGCGGGCAAGGTGCTGGAAGTCGCGGGCGAAGCCGGCGATGTGATTGCCATCGGCTCGCCTCTGGTCGTGCTCGAAGTGGAAGGCAGTGTGCCGGACGATGTGGCGGCACAGAACGAAGCCGCCGGCGATCAGGCGGAGCCTGCACCGGCTCCCGCACCTCCTCCCCCGCCTGAACCTGAAGAGGAACAGTCGCAGTCAGTCCAGCAGGTGGAGCCTGCACCGCCGCCACCCGCTCCGCCATCTTCCCCGGCCTTCACCGCGCCGCCGCAGGGAAGCCGGCCGCCGGGTGCGCCCAAGGTTCTGGCCAGCCCTGCCGTCCGCAAACGGGCGAAGGAGCTGGGCATCGATCTGTGCGAGGTGCGTCCGGCGCAGGATGGACGTGTGCGTCATGCCGATCTCGATGCTTTTCTCAGCTATGGCGCTTCGCGGGGATATGCCCCGGCTGGCGGCGCCCGGCCGGACGAAACGATCAAGGTGGTGGGCCTGCGGCGGCGCATTGCCGAAAACATGGCCGCCGCAAAGCGCAGCATTCCGCATTTCACCTATGTCGAGGAATGCGATGTTACCGAGCTGGAAAAGCTGCGGGCCGATCTGAACGCGAAACGCGCACACAAGGATGGGGACGAGCGGCCCAAGCTGACCATGCTGCCGCTGCTTATTGCCGCGATCTGCCGGGTGATACCGGATTTTCCGATGCTCAATGCCCGGTATGACGATGAAGCGAATGTCGTCACGCGCCATGGCGCGGTTCACATGGGCATGGCCACCATGACCGATTCGGGCCTGATGGTGCCAGTGATCCGCAATGCGCAGGGAATGAATCTGTGGCAGCTTGCTGCCGAGATTCTGCGCCTGTCCGAAGCTGCACGGACCGGCAAGGCCCGGTCGGAAGAGCTTTCCGGCTCCACCTTCACGCTGACTTCGCTGGGGCCGCTAGGCGGCATCGCCTCGACCCCGGTGATCAACAAGCCGGAAGTGGCGATTCTCGCGCCCAACCGGATCGTGGAGCGGCCCGTATTTGTGCCGGACGAGACAGGCGGCGAACGCATCGCCAAACGCAAGCTGATGAACCTGTCGATCAGCTGCGACCACCGCGTGGTGGATGGGTATGACGCGGCGGCTTTCGTGCAGGCAGTGAAGCGGTTGATCGAAACACCGGCCCTGATTCTGGCCGACTGA
- a CDS encoding DUF2842 domain-containing protein has product MREKPTLRIPIGILALLAGLTLYALGVMWASQWIERTHVLLQTIIYLVLGVAWLLPLRRFLIWMETGRWG; this is encoded by the coding sequence ATGCGTGAGAAACCGACTCTGAGAATCCCGATCGGCATTCTTGCCTTGCTGGCCGGACTGACTCTCTACGCCCTTGGCGTGATGTGGGCATCGCAATGGATAGAGCGGACGCATGTCCTGCTGCAGACGATTATCTATCTGGTGCTGGGCGTCGCCTGGCTGCTGCCTCTGCGGCGATTCCTGATCTGGATGGAAACCGGGCGCTGGGGATAA
- a CDS encoding 5-formyltetrahydrofolate cyclo-ligase has product MTADISQRKKQLRSELRARRRHYAMTLPREERALVFHRPPAPLLRLVPEGATIGLYRAEPGEAPAASYARFFMENGHPIALPRVTTLDRPMEFRKHTDPFEESDLEDGPMGLRQPGLDAPIVEPEVLFMPLVGFTERGERLGQGGGYYDRWLAAHPATIAIGMAWDVQEVEELPLEDHDIPLSAIVTPSRILGPFDA; this is encoded by the coding sequence ATGACTGCGGATATTTCCCAACGCAAGAAGCAGCTTCGAAGCGAGCTGCGCGCCAGGCGGCGGCATTATGCCATGACTCTCCCTCGCGAAGAGCGGGCACTGGTGTTCCATCGCCCCCCCGCCCCGCTGCTGCGGCTGGTCCCCGAAGGCGCGACCATCGGCCTGTACCGCGCCGAACCCGGCGAAGCTCCGGCGGCAAGCTATGCCAGATTCTTCATGGAAAACGGCCACCCCATCGCCCTTCCCCGCGTGACCACGCTGGATCGCCCGATGGAGTTTCGCAAACACACCGATCCATTCGAGGAAAGCGATCTGGAAGACGGGCCGATGGGCCTGCGCCAGCCGGGGCTGGACGCACCGATTGTCGAACCCGAAGTTCTTTTCATGCCCCTTGTCGGCTTTACCGAACGGGGCGAGCGGCTTGGCCAGGGCGGCGGATATTACGATCGCTGGCTGGCCGCCCATCCAGCCACGATCGCCATCGGCATGGCGTGGGACGTGCAGGAGGTTGAGGAACTGCCGTTGGAAGACCACGACATCCCGCTGAGCGCCATCGTCACCCCCAGCCGCATTCTGGGGCCTTTCGATGCGTGA
- a CDS encoding cell division protein ZapA, with protein MSNVTLEIGGRRLSVACGEGEEAHIAALGRMIDGKVSGLPNLPAQSEARILLYAALLLADEIHELRNAAAPQGGIDAAPLVALAEKLESLASRLEGAGPSS; from the coding sequence ATGAGCAATGTCACTCTGGAAATAGGCGGCAGACGCCTTTCCGTCGCCTGCGGAGAAGGCGAAGAAGCGCATATCGCCGCGCTGGGCCGCATGATCGACGGCAAGGTTTCCGGCCTCCCGAATCTGCCCGCCCAGTCAGAGGCGCGCATATTGCTTTACGCCGCCCTGTTGCTGGCTGACGAGATCCATGAACTCAGGAACGCCGCCGCGCCGCAGGGCGGAATTGACGCCGCGCCGCTGGTGGCCCTGGCCGAAAAACTCGAAAGCCTCGCTTCTCGGCTTGAGGGTGCCGGGCCAAGCTCCTAA